In one Nocardioides sp. NBC_00368 genomic region, the following are encoded:
- a CDS encoding ArsR/SmtB family transcription factor has product MAIINVEGVGAPPIDERSAGVAAACLFRGMSDPSRVAILRHLLLGEHRVADLTQHLGLAQSTVSKHLACLRDCGLVESRSVGRSSVYSLTHRDAVLKVFAAAEELLAATGDAVVLCPVNGEEAAQ; this is encoded by the coding sequence ATCATTAATGTCGAAGGGGTTGGCGCTCCGCCGATCGACGAGCGTTCCGCTGGCGTTGCCGCAGCCTGCTTGTTCCGCGGGATGAGTGATCCCTCGCGCGTAGCGATCCTGCGGCACCTGCTCCTGGGGGAGCACCGCGTGGCGGATCTGACCCAACACCTCGGATTGGCCCAGTCCACGGTCTCGAAGCACCTGGCCTGCCTTCGCGACTGCGGGCTGGTCGAGTCCCGGTCGGTCGGACGGTCGTCGGTGTACTCGCTGACGCATCGCGACGCGGTGCTCAAGGTGTTCGCGGCCGCAGAAGAGCTTCTGGCTGCCACTGGAGACGCCGTCGTGTTGTGTCCGGTCAACGGTGAGGAGGCGGCACAGTGA
- a CDS encoding cation diffusion facilitator family transporter: MTTDLPAPVFTGDQARRKRLGRRAQLLAAASVSYNVIEAVIAISAGLIAGSVALVGFGLDSIVEVSSGLIILWQFRHPLPESRERQALRLMALSFFALAGYVTFESVRALLSGDAPESSPVGIALAVASLVIMPFLSWAQRRTGRALGSNAVVADSTQTLLCTYLSAVLLAGLLLNAALGWAWADPIAGLVIAAVAVREGLEAWRGEGCACGPDLPADLDTASGGCADGCCNDEGRL, translated from the coding sequence GTGACCACCGATCTTCCCGCCCCGGTCTTCACTGGAGACCAAGCAAGGCGCAAGCGGCTGGGCCGCCGTGCTCAACTGTTGGCCGCCGCGTCCGTGAGCTACAACGTGATCGAGGCAGTCATCGCGATCAGTGCCGGGCTGATCGCCGGGTCTGTCGCGCTGGTCGGATTCGGCCTGGACTCGATCGTGGAGGTCAGCAGTGGCCTGATCATCTTGTGGCAGTTCCGGCATCCGCTTCCGGAGTCTCGCGAGCGGCAGGCGTTGCGCCTGATGGCGTTGTCCTTCTTCGCACTCGCCGGCTACGTGACGTTCGAGTCCGTCCGCGCGCTGCTGAGTGGTGATGCACCGGAAAGCTCGCCGGTCGGGATCGCTCTGGCTGTGGCCTCGCTTGTGATCATGCCGTTCCTGTCCTGGGCGCAGCGGCGCACGGGGCGAGCGCTCGGGTCGAACGCCGTTGTCGCGGACTCCACGCAGACCTTGCTGTGCACCTACCTGTCGGCGGTCCTCCTTGCGGGCCTGCTTCTCAATGCTGCGCTCGGATGGGCGTGGGCCGACCCGATCGCGGGTCTCGTCATCGCCGCCGTCGCGGTGCGGGAAGGACTCGAGGCGTGGCGTGGAGAGGGATGCGCGTGCGGACCTGATCTGCCGGCCGACCTCGACACCGCCTCCGGCGGCTGCGCTGACGGATGCTGCAACGACGAGGGGAGGCTCTGA
- a CDS encoding cation diffusion facilitator family transporter — MRLTAAFGLVAAFFLVELVAGLLSGSLALVSDAGHMAADVVALGAALVATRIATRPDTTGRRTYGSYRAEVFASGLTVLIMLGVSAYVVAESVARIGESPEPASGTMLVVGVIGLAVNVVSMLLLRSGSTESLNVKGAYYEVVADAAGSVGVILAAILVAATGNGLWDTAVALAIGIFVAVRAVVLGREVLAVLGQHVPDGVSLDEVVTGLEAIDGVSEVHDLHIWTLTSGMNVATAHLVTSAGVSPDDVLTRAQALLATEHRIEHATLQVEQAPTAQCHEVNW; from the coding sequence GTGAGGTTGACGGCGGCGTTTGGCCTGGTCGCCGCATTCTTCCTGGTCGAGCTGGTCGCGGGATTGCTCTCCGGGTCTCTCGCCCTCGTCTCCGATGCCGGCCACATGGCCGCGGATGTGGTCGCTCTGGGGGCTGCGCTCGTCGCCACCAGGATCGCCACCAGGCCAGACACGACCGGCCGCAGGACGTACGGCTCCTACCGCGCTGAGGTGTTCGCCTCCGGCCTCACCGTCTTGATCATGCTCGGCGTGTCCGCCTACGTCGTCGCCGAGTCGGTCGCCCGGATCGGGGAGTCGCCGGAGCCGGCATCGGGCACGATGCTGGTCGTTGGTGTCATCGGCCTGGCGGTGAACGTCGTCTCGATGCTCCTGCTCCGCTCCGGTTCGACCGAGTCGCTCAACGTCAAGGGCGCCTACTACGAAGTCGTTGCCGATGCTGCCGGCAGCGTTGGGGTCATCCTGGCCGCGATCCTGGTCGCGGCAACCGGAAACGGCCTGTGGGACACCGCCGTGGCTCTGGCGATCGGCATCTTCGTGGCCGTACGTGCTGTCGTGCTCGGCCGCGAGGTCCTCGCCGTTCTCGGCCAGCACGTGCCCGACGGCGTCAGTCTGGACGAGGTCGTCACCGGTCTGGAGGCCATCGACGGCGTGAGCGAGGTCCACGATCTGCACATCTGGACCCTCACCTCCGGCATGAATGTGGCCACTGCCCATTTGGTCACCAGCGCAGGCGTGTCGCCCGATGACGTGCTGACTCGGGCCCAAGCGCTGCTCGCCACGGAGCACCGGATCGAGCACGCGACGTTGCAGGTCGAGCAGGCGCCGACGGCGCAGTGTCACGAGGTCAACTGGTAG
- a CDS encoding M15 family metallopeptidase, with the protein MEASPNAATDRRKPVTRGAPSTRTKPKRDGDPAWLRSCTASDQATSHPNGSLPAGELCELPVGSSHALHPDAAEAWSRLDDRYRSEFGEGICVTDSYRSIEAQEQVFEAKPDLAADPGTSRHGWGIALDLCGGAESYSSATHAWLRRNGPDLGWDNPQWARSDGSKPEPWHWEFSAR; encoded by the coding sequence GTGGAGGCATCCCCGAACGCAGCGACAGATCGTCGCAAGCCGGTCACGCGAGGCGCCCCGAGCACGAGGACCAAGCCCAAGCGGGATGGTGATCCGGCATGGCTCCGGTCCTGCACTGCCTCGGACCAGGCCACCTCTCATCCCAACGGAAGCCTGCCGGCGGGAGAGCTGTGCGAGCTCCCGGTCGGCAGCTCCCACGCTCTTCACCCCGATGCCGCCGAGGCCTGGTCGCGGCTCGACGACCGCTACCGTTCTGAGTTCGGCGAAGGCATCTGCGTGACCGACTCCTACCGGAGTATCGAAGCGCAGGAGCAGGTGTTCGAAGCCAAGCCGGACCTGGCAGCAGACCCCGGCACGAGCCGCCACGGCTGGGGGATCGCGCTGGACCTCTGCGGCGGTGCCGAGTCCTACTCGTCAGCTACTCACGCGTGGCTGCGGCGCAACGGTCCCGACCTGGGCTGGGACAACCCCCAGTGGGCACGCAGCGACGGGTCGAAACCGGAACCATGGCATTGGGAGTTCTCGGCGAGATAG
- a CDS encoding TlpA family protein disulfide reductase → MLEQNDKGSTSRGRLLAVVAVALVVAFGAVIGAAMFLRDGPGQSSAASPGGDSVEEYRAGDRRPVGSIRGGLLDGGTFSSAEVSGVVVYNVWGSWCAPCRTEAPVLRRLSTEFATSGVRFIGINVRDNDQAARAFERTYDIAYPSITTASAPDALLAFGSAFPPRAVPSTFVVDAEGRLAARILGPAKYSTLKALVTRTLEASGPTS, encoded by the coding sequence ATGCTTGAGCAGAATGACAAGGGCTCGACAAGTCGAGGCCGGCTCCTCGCCGTGGTGGCGGTGGCCTTGGTCGTTGCGTTCGGCGCAGTCATCGGAGCGGCCATGTTCCTCCGAGATGGCCCCGGCCAGAGCTCGGCCGCTTCCCCGGGTGGTGACTCTGTCGAGGAGTACAGAGCCGGCGACCGCAGACCGGTCGGGAGTATCCGAGGTGGGCTTCTCGACGGTGGCACTTTCTCCAGCGCCGAGGTGAGCGGAGTCGTCGTATACAACGTGTGGGGCTCATGGTGCGCGCCGTGTCGTACCGAGGCGCCGGTACTACGTCGGCTCTCGACGGAGTTTGCGACATCGGGTGTCAGGTTCATCGGCATCAATGTTCGTGACAATGATCAGGCGGCCCGCGCTTTCGAACGCACCTATGACATCGCTTACCCGAGTATCACCACCGCATCGGCGCCCGATGCCCTCCTCGCGTTCGGTAGCGCGTTTCCACCACGCGCCGTTCCGAGCACATTCGTCGTCGACGCAGAGGGCAGGCTCGCTGCTCGGATCCTGGGCCCGGCCAAGTACTCGACTCTCAAGGCATTGGTCACGCGAACGCTGGAGGCATCGGGGCCCACGTCGTGA